In the genome of Bdellovibrio bacteriovorus, one region contains:
- a CDS encoding efflux RND transporter permease subunit, with amino-acid sequence MKLSDISIKNPVFAWMLMFGLMMFGLISFSRMGVSQMPDVDFPTVNVSVTLDGAAPEVMETQVVDPIESALMTVEGIQSIKSSSKTGNASITVEFDLDRNIDVALQDVQAKVAATQRLLPDDVDPPTLSKTNPDDQPILWLALTYDKNDPEFLMSYARDYLRDRFTTVEGVGDIFLGGYTDPVMRVHVRPKDLLRYNISVNDVMDAVRNEHSELPGGYIETDKKTFNVRTMGEAKTEEEFRSIVISRRAGVTVADPTNMVKINQVADASMGLDKITRMSRFNGQPALGVGIRKQRGTNAVAVASAVKEKIEEIQPQLPEGMKIHVNFDSTKFIEQSVHELNKHLMLAVVLTSLVCWLFLGSWSATFNVLLSIPTSLLGAFIGLYFLGYTLNTFTLLGLTLAIGIVVDDAIMVLENIFRYNENGRGRIESAILGAREISFAAMAATAAVIAIFLPVAFMKGIIGKFFMQFGVTISIAVFLSLVESLTITPMRCAGFVHHGERTTKIGRAFEAFMEGLKVSYDKWLRICLQHRWKVLAGSLVFVAVSFVSIKFLNKEMSPAQDQSIFIARLILPVGTSLAYTNAQTLKAEQWLMARPEVEKVYAAIGGFGGGISDANTTMMFVTLKEKPQRGKDPASGKVLSQQEFMQIARKELAKIPDVRPVLMDLSQQGFSGGRGYPIEFTLLGSDWDKLAKYTEQMMKEMENSGLMVDVDSNYLLGMPEIQVQPDRVAAAQHGVSINSIGSTVNALIGGVKVGEYPQGGHRYDIKVKLLDQGKPMDEIKTLFVGNSRGNLIPLPRVTKEVEGSSLQSISRSNRQRAITITANMKPGVSQQAAMNFVEATAKKMLEPGYMIDQGGSSKTFKESFESLIFALVLGLIIAYMVLASQFNSFIDPVTILMALPFSFSGAFFALLITGQSLNMFSMIGLLLLMGIVKKNSILLIEFTNTVRDRGTNEANAALIEACPIRLRPILMTSIATIAAAIPSATATGAGSETMRPMAICLIGGVFVSTALTLFVVPVVYSLMDKFKTRDEVREKTKQAFAAVGNEALDA; translated from the coding sequence ATGAAACTTTCTGATATTTCGATTAAAAATCCCGTTTTTGCCTGGATGTTGATGTTTGGTCTGATGATGTTCGGACTGATCTCATTCTCAAGAATGGGCGTGAGCCAAATGCCTGACGTCGATTTTCCTACAGTGAACGTCAGTGTCACATTGGACGGTGCAGCACCTGAGGTGATGGAAACGCAAGTCGTGGATCCTATCGAAAGTGCCCTCATGACCGTCGAAGGTATTCAGTCGATCAAATCCAGCAGTAAGACGGGAAATGCGTCAATCACGGTGGAGTTTGACCTTGATCGCAATATCGACGTCGCTTTGCAAGATGTGCAAGCCAAGGTCGCGGCGACTCAACGTCTTTTACCGGACGATGTGGATCCTCCGACCCTTTCAAAAACGAATCCTGATGACCAGCCCATTTTGTGGTTGGCTCTGACTTACGATAAAAACGATCCCGAATTTTTGATGAGCTATGCCCGCGATTATCTGCGCGACCGCTTCACAACGGTTGAAGGTGTCGGTGACATTTTCTTAGGTGGTTACACGGATCCGGTGATGCGTGTGCATGTGCGCCCAAAAGATCTTCTTCGTTACAATATTTCTGTTAACGACGTGATGGATGCAGTTCGCAATGAGCACTCGGAGCTTCCGGGTGGTTATATCGAGACCGACAAAAAAACTTTCAACGTTCGTACGATGGGTGAAGCGAAAACTGAAGAGGAATTCCGTTCTATCGTCATCAGTCGTCGCGCCGGTGTGACAGTGGCTGATCCGACGAACATGGTGAAAATCAATCAAGTCGCGGATGCCAGCATGGGACTTGATAAAATCACCAGAATGTCGCGCTTTAACGGTCAGCCGGCTCTCGGTGTAGGTATCCGTAAACAACGTGGTACAAATGCCGTGGCCGTAGCGAGTGCGGTGAAAGAAAAAATTGAAGAGATTCAACCTCAGCTTCCAGAGGGTATGAAAATCCACGTGAACTTTGACAGTACAAAGTTCATCGAGCAATCCGTGCATGAATTGAATAAGCACTTGATGTTAGCTGTGGTACTGACCTCTTTGGTGTGTTGGCTTTTCTTGGGTAGCTGGTCGGCGACTTTCAACGTTCTTCTTTCCATTCCGACATCACTTTTAGGTGCGTTTATCGGTTTGTATTTCCTCGGGTACACGCTAAATACGTTCACTCTATTAGGTCTTACACTTGCGATTGGTATCGTCGTCGACGACGCGATCATGGTTCTAGAGAATATCTTCCGGTATAACGAGAATGGACGGGGTCGTATTGAATCCGCGATTCTGGGGGCCCGCGAAATTTCGTTTGCGGCGATGGCGGCGACGGCTGCGGTTATCGCGATCTTCCTTCCGGTTGCCTTCATGAAAGGCATCATCGGAAAGTTCTTTATGCAGTTCGGGGTCACGATCTCGATCGCGGTTTTCCTTTCGTTGGTAGAATCATTGACGATCACGCCCATGCGTTGTGCGGGTTTTGTTCATCACGGTGAAAGAACGACAAAGATCGGTCGCGCTTTCGAAGCCTTCATGGAAGGTCTCAAAGTTTCTTACGACAAATGGTTGCGCATCTGCCTTCAACATCGTTGGAAGGTCCTGGCTGGATCTTTGGTGTTCGTGGCGGTGTCTTTTGTGTCGATCAAATTCTTGAATAAAGAAATGTCGCCAGCACAAGATCAAAGTATCTTTATCGCTCGTTTGATTTTACCGGTTGGGACATCCTTAGCTTACACGAACGCACAAACTTTGAAGGCCGAACAGTGGCTGATGGCTCGTCCTGAAGTTGAAAAAGTATATGCGGCGATCGGTGGCTTTGGCGGCGGTATTTCTGATGCCAACACGACGATGATGTTCGTGACACTGAAAGAAAAACCTCAGCGTGGAAAAGATCCGGCTTCTGGTAAGGTTCTTTCTCAGCAAGAATTTATGCAGATTGCGCGTAAAGAGTTAGCAAAGATTCCTGATGTGCGCCCGGTTCTTATGGACTTGTCTCAACAGGGCTTCTCGGGCGGTCGTGGTTACCCGATTGAGTTCACACTTTTGGGTTCAGATTGGGACAAACTTGCAAAATACACCGAGCAAATGATGAAAGAGATGGAAAACAGCGGCCTGATGGTCGACGTGGATTCCAACTATCTTTTGGGTATGCCAGAAATTCAGGTGCAGCCGGATCGCGTGGCAGCGGCTCAGCATGGTGTGAGTATCAACTCGATCGGTTCAACGGTGAATGCGCTGATTGGCGGAGTGAAAGTCGGGGAGTATCCTCAAGGCGGTCACCGTTACGACATCAAGGTGAAGCTTTTAGATCAAGGTAAACCTATGGACGAAATTAAAACTTTGTTCGTAGGTAACAGCCGCGGCAATTTGATTCCTCTGCCGCGTGTGACGAAAGAGGTTGAAGGCTCAAGTCTTCAATCGATCTCGCGTTCCAACCGTCAACGTGCGATCACAATCACGGCAAATATGAAGCCGGGTGTATCGCAACAAGCGGCGATGAACTTTGTCGAAGCCACCGCGAAGAAAATGTTAGAGCCCGGTTATATGATCGATCAGGGTGGAAGTTCTAAGACCTTTAAAGAGTCTTTTGAAAGTTTGATCTTCGCCTTGGTCTTGGGCCTGATCATTGCTTACATGGTGCTAGCAAGTCAGTTCAACTCGTTCATTGATCCGGTAACGATCTTGATGGCTTTGCCGTTCAGCTTCAGTGGAGCCTTCTTCGCGCTTTTGATTACGGGGCAATCGCTGAACATGTTCTCGATGATCGGTTTGCTGCTTTTGATGGGGATCGTAAAAAAGAACTCGATCCTTCTTATCGAGTTTACGAACACGGTGCGCGACCGGGGAACTAATGAAGCCAACGCCGCTTTGATTGAGGCGTGTCCGATTCGTCTTCGTCCGATCCTCATGACATCCATTGCGACGATTGCCGCCGCGATTCCTTCAGCAACCGCGACCGGGGCCGGCTCAGAAACAATGCGACCGATGGCGATTTGTCTGATCGGGGGCGTATTTGTTTCGACAGCTTTGACTTTGTTCGTGGTCCCGGTGGTTTATTCTTTGATGGATAAATTTAAAACTCGCGATGAAGTGCGAGAGAAAACGAAGCAGGCTTTTGCAGCTGTGGGGAATGAAGCTTTAGACGCTTAG
- a CDS encoding YceI family protein, which produces MKKLVLSALMTVISASAFAKSIPAGTYTIDTAHSKVGFEIPHLVIATVEGRFTGFDGAIVIDPKLEKSKANLNVDVATINTDNKDRDDHLKSPDFFDVAKNPKMTFVTKKVIGTADKLKLVGDLTLKGKTKEVTLDVKYLGDVNDPFGNHKVAFSASGLINRKDFGLTWSKAVEAGPVVGDEVTLIIKIEANKPIEKKG; this is translated from the coding sequence ATGAAAAAGCTAGTATTAAGTGCGTTGATGACAGTGATCAGTGCTTCCGCGTTCGCAAAAAGCATTCCGGCTGGGACTTATACAATTGACACAGCCCACTCTAAAGTCGGTTTCGAAATCCCCCATTTGGTGATTGCAACAGTTGAAGGCCGCTTTACCGGTTTTGATGGCGCGATCGTGATTGATCCGAAGCTTGAAAAATCAAAGGCCAATTTGAATGTCGATGTTGCGACCATCAACACGGACAACAAAGACCGCGACGATCATTTAAAAAGCCCGGACTTCTTTGACGTGGCTAAAAATCCGAAAATGACATTTGTTACCAAGAAAGTCATCGGCACAGCTGATAAATTGAAACTCGTTGGAGACCTGACTTTAAAAGGCAAAACGAAAGAAGTGACTTTAGATGTAAAATATCTAGGTGACGTGAATGATCCATTCGGAAATCACAAAGTGGCTTTTTCAGCCAGCGGTCTTATCAACCGTAAAGACTTCGGTTTGACTTGGAGTAAAGCCGTTGAAGCCGGTCCGGTCGTTGGTGACGAAGTTACTTTGATTATTAAAATCGAAGCGAACAAACCTATCGAGAAAAAAGGCTAA
- a CDS encoding LysR family transcriptional regulator: MEQLDLNQIRTFVRLVKTGSFTKTAQLMHQPKSRISRKLAALEKDLGVQLIYRTTRQFQLTETGRQFYERAQGLIEGLENLSNEVSEATAEVSGLIKVTAPDDMGVKNLPPLLDEFSKTYPLVFFELQLSQAYIDLVKESVDVAIRVGTLKDSSLRARKVGSVKNIFVATPGFLERYRSWEEVSQLSHLPFVGMSGRGIEVVRASDSKKIDIKPNYVFRANNPGALVEFALLGKGLAFVPEFLCVDHLRSGRLVHVHKNLRGPEVPINIVTPDQKEVPLKIKKFTEFIAKRLKETLAQS, translated from the coding sequence ATGGAACAATTAGATTTAAACCAAATCCGTACCTTTGTGAGACTGGTGAAGACCGGAAGCTTCACTAAAACCGCGCAGTTAATGCACCAGCCAAAGTCACGCATCAGTCGTAAGCTTGCGGCGTTAGAAAAAGACCTGGGTGTGCAGCTGATCTATCGAACAACGCGGCAATTTCAACTGACAGAAACAGGCCGGCAGTTTTACGAGCGCGCTCAAGGTCTTATTGAAGGTTTGGAAAATCTGTCGAACGAAGTCAGTGAAGCCACGGCGGAAGTTTCGGGTTTAATCAAAGTCACCGCTCCCGACGATATGGGGGTCAAGAACTTGCCGCCACTTTTAGACGAGTTTTCAAAAACCTATCCTCTCGTCTTCTTCGAACTTCAACTCAGCCAAGCCTATATTGATCTTGTGAAGGAATCTGTCGATGTTGCGATCCGTGTTGGTACTTTGAAGGACAGTTCTTTAAGAGCCCGCAAGGTGGGATCGGTAAAAAATATTTTCGTCGCGACGCCAGGATTTTTAGAACGCTATCGCAGTTGGGAAGAGGTTTCGCAATTAAGTCATCTGCCCTTTGTTGGAATGTCGGGCCGGGGCATTGAAGTCGTGCGCGCGTCTGATTCCAAAAAGATCGATATCAAGCCGAATTATGTCTTTCGGGCGAACAATCCAGGGGCCTTGGTGGAGTTTGCTCTTTTAGGTAAGGGTCTTGCGTTCGTGCCGGAATTCCTGTGTGTAGATCATTTGCGCTCAGGAAGGCTTGTTCACGTGCACAAGAATTTGCGGGGGCCTGAAGTGCCCATTAATATCGTGACCCCGGATCAAAAAGAAGTTCCGCTGAAGATCAAAAAATTCACAGAGTTTATTGCAAAAAGATTGAAGGAAACTTTAGCGCAGTCTTAG
- a CDS encoding PilZ domain-containing protein has protein sequence MTSLARYHGRSPRYILDTEDESLIRVAGPKQVPWEEGTEIKNVSLTGLAFTAPDDLCPLLGEVVKIQFVPPGAKQMACYGIVTRLENISESRTLVGVHFYKLEMSQRIVLAQGLARKFKENQERSEIDGLLNRTRPKVSLANLPQLVMMGLLATLWCGAIWSLLRFEYVGLYKKLLGLF, from the coding sequence ATGACGAGTCTTGCACGCTATCATGGCCGATCCCCGCGATACATCCTCGACACTGAGGACGAAAGTCTTATTCGCGTCGCAGGTCCCAAGCAAGTTCCTTGGGAAGAAGGCACAGAAATTAAGAATGTTTCTTTAACGGGTTTGGCGTTCACGGCGCCCGATGATCTTTGCCCGCTTTTGGGCGAAGTCGTGAAGATTCAATTTGTGCCTCCGGGTGCAAAACAGATGGCGTGTTATGGTATCGTCACTCGCTTGGAAAATATTTCTGAATCTCGCACCCTTGTAGGCGTTCACTTCTATAAGCTCGAGATGTCGCAAAGAATTGTTCTGGCTCAAGGCTTGGCTCGCAAATTCAAAGAAAACCAAGAGCGCAGCGAGATCGATGGTCTTTTAAATCGCACACGCCCGAAAGTAAGTTTAGCGAATCTGCCCCAACTCGTGATGATGGGGCTTTTGGCGACTTTGTGGTGTGGAGCTATCTGGAGTCTCTTGCGCTTTGAATACGTCGGACTTTATAAAAAGCTTCTGGGTCTTTTCTAA